The proteins below come from a single Streptomyces tubercidicus genomic window:
- a CDS encoding APC family permease — MSKAAVAGSESAGGARHLRRAVGFWGLMFLSLGSIIGSGWLLGALTTAVIAGPASLLSWVLAAAMLAVLALAHAELGATYPIAGGTARFPFFAFGPLTGFTAGWMSWLRSVLISPIEVEATLSYLDRIGWIHDRVDLLNPNGTLTTPGLVIGTVFMMLFTVINVLGVRLMSGINSVTAVFKTAVPLLTVIVLMTLSFHASNFTAGGGFAPHGTHGVFAALPAGVVFALLGFEQAIQLAGEARNPQRDISRAVVVAMAVGTALYLLLQIAFIAALDPAVLTRSWDNPVGAGNFGPYATLATAVGAGWLATILYIDAVISPAGTGLVYMAGAARLSYAMGRERVLPRPLTQVGRSRVPVVSTLLAFVVGELAFLPFPSWQALVGLVTSAAAIMYAFAPVSLHALRVRDGARHRPYRLPAGSVMAPLGFVFANLIFYWSGYEADWKLGIAALLGFVFLALTRLGTPAAERGVLRARNALWVWPWLIGMILIARFGRYGGTEALPDWWDLAIVIVFSLAIHYTAVRLAMPPEAVDAAVQHEEEGESVPGASSSSGGASGGATG; from the coding sequence GTGAGCAAGGCAGCCGTAGCGGGGAGTGAGAGCGCGGGCGGTGCCCGCCATCTGCGCCGGGCGGTCGGCTTCTGGGGGCTGATGTTCCTCTCCCTGGGGTCGATCATCGGCTCCGGCTGGCTGCTGGGCGCGCTCACCACCGCCGTCATCGCCGGCCCGGCCTCGCTGCTCTCCTGGGTGCTCGCCGCGGCGATGCTCGCCGTGCTCGCGCTGGCCCACGCGGAGCTGGGCGCCACCTACCCGATCGCCGGCGGCACCGCCCGCTTCCCGTTCTTCGCCTTCGGCCCGCTGACCGGCTTCACCGCGGGCTGGATGTCCTGGTTGCGATCGGTGCTGATCTCCCCCATCGAGGTCGAGGCCACGCTCTCCTACCTGGACCGCATCGGCTGGATCCACGACCGGGTGGACCTGCTGAACCCCAACGGCACCCTCACCACCCCCGGCCTGGTGATCGGCACCGTCTTCATGATGCTCTTCACGGTCATCAACGTCCTCGGGGTCCGGCTGATGTCCGGGATCAACTCGGTCACCGCCGTGTTCAAAACGGCCGTCCCGCTGCTGACCGTCATCGTCCTGATGACACTGTCCTTCCACGCCTCCAACTTCACCGCGGGCGGCGGCTTCGCCCCCCACGGGACACACGGCGTCTTCGCGGCCCTGCCCGCCGGGGTGGTGTTCGCCCTGCTGGGCTTCGAGCAGGCCATCCAGCTCGCCGGTGAGGCCCGCAATCCGCAGCGCGACATCTCCCGGGCCGTGGTCGTCGCCATGGCCGTCGGCACCGCGCTCTACCTCCTGCTGCAGATCGCCTTCATCGCCGCCCTGGACCCCGCCGTCCTGACCCGCAGCTGGGACAACCCCGTCGGGGCGGGCAACTTCGGCCCCTACGCCACCCTGGCGACCGCCGTCGGCGCCGGCTGGCTGGCCACCATCCTCTACATCGACGCCGTGATCTCCCCGGCAGGCACCGGCCTGGTCTACATGGCGGGCGCCGCCCGGCTCTCCTACGCCATGGGACGCGAGCGAGTGCTGCCCCGGCCCCTCACCCAGGTCGGCCGCAGCCGGGTGCCCGTGGTGTCGACCCTCCTCGCCTTCGTCGTCGGCGAGCTCGCCTTCCTGCCGTTCCCCAGCTGGCAGGCGCTGGTCGGCCTGGTCACCTCGGCCGCGGCGATCATGTACGCGTTCGCACCGGTGTCCCTGCACGCCCTCCGCGTACGCGACGGCGCCCGGCACCGCCCCTACCGACTGCCCGCCGGATCGGTCATGGCCCCCCTGGGCTTCGTCTTCGCCAACTTGATCTTCTACTGGTCCGGCTACGAGGCGGACTGGAAGCTCGGCATCGCCGCCCTGCTCGGCTTCGTCTTCCTCGCCCTCACCCGCCTCGGCACCCCGGCCGCCGAACGCGGCGTCCTGCGCGCCCGAAACGCCCTCTGGGTCTGGCCCTGGCTGATCGGCATGATCCTCATCGCCCGCTTCGGCCGCTACGGCGGCACCGAGGCCCTCCCCGACTGGTGGGACCTGGCCATTGTGATCGTCTTCAGTCTGGCCATCCACTACACCGCGGTCCGCCTCGCGATGCCCCCGGAGGCGGTGGACGCGGCGGTACAACACGAGGAGGAGGGGGAGTCGGTGCCGGGTGCTTCGTCGTCGTCGGGCGGGGCCTCGGGCGGGGCGACGGGGTGA
- a CDS encoding peptidoglycan-binding protein, producing MTRERKRPRGVVVLAAAVTVTAVTAGVLIYTGTGKDASADGRAPKGPPTTTEITRTDLVQSKTVDGRLDYAQRRVVKSPVEGTVTKAAESGKTVSLGQRLYERDARPVTLLYGATPMFRTMKVGARGPDVLQLERNLRDLGFGAGLYVDVRYDEATKAAVKQWQKSLDVTANGEVGQGDVVFQRGPVRVVSADAALADSIGPDSKVLTVASTKPVVRAELEAADGALAAKGTKVEIAMPGGDNRRGKVSGVVAPEESESGEDGAAASGGSSANAINVEITLDDGTKIQEKDRQGTLRVKFVSESRKDVLTVPVEAIVALREGGYGLELVQGSKTRMVAVETGLTADGRIEVSGAGLAEGMKVGAAEQ from the coding sequence GTGACCCGTGAACGAAAGCGCCCCAGGGGCGTCGTCGTACTGGCCGCCGCGGTCACCGTGACCGCGGTGACCGCGGGGGTCCTGATCTACACCGGCACCGGCAAGGACGCCTCGGCCGACGGCCGGGCACCGAAGGGCCCGCCCACCACGACCGAGATCACCCGCACCGATCTGGTCCAGAGCAAGACCGTCGACGGACGGCTGGACTACGCGCAGCGCCGGGTGGTGAAGTCCCCCGTGGAGGGCACGGTCACCAAGGCCGCCGAATCGGGCAAGACCGTGTCGCTCGGACAGCGCCTGTACGAGCGCGACGCCCGCCCGGTGACGCTCCTCTACGGCGCGACACCGATGTTCCGCACGATGAAGGTCGGCGCCCGCGGCCCGGACGTCCTCCAGCTGGAGCGCAACCTCCGCGACCTGGGATTCGGGGCGGGACTGTATGTGGACGTCCGTTATGACGAGGCGACCAAGGCCGCCGTCAAGCAGTGGCAGAAGTCCCTCGATGTGACCGCCAACGGCGAGGTCGGCCAGGGGGACGTGGTCTTCCAGCGCGGCCCCGTGCGGGTGGTGTCCGCCGACGCCGCCCTCGCCGACAGCATCGGCCCGGACAGCAAGGTCCTGACGGTCGCCTCCACCAAGCCGGTCGTCCGGGCCGAGCTGGAAGCGGCCGACGGGGCGCTGGCCGCCAAGGGCACCAAGGTGGAGATCGCCATGCCTGGCGGGGACAACCGGCGCGGCAAGGTCAGCGGTGTGGTGGCCCCCGAGGAATCCGAGTCCGGTGAGGACGGGGCCGCCGCCTCCGGTGGCTCGTCCGCCAATGCCATCAACGTGGAGATCACGCTCGACGACGGCACCAAGATCCAGGAGAAGGACCGGCAGGGCACCCTCCGTGTGAAGTTCGTCAGTGAGAGCCGCAAGGACGTGCTGACGGTGCCGGTCGAGGCGATCGTCGCGCTGCGCGAGGGCGGCTACGGGCTGGAGCTGGTCCAGGGTTCCAAGACCCGCATGGTGGCGGTCGAGACGGGGCTGACGGCCGACGGCCGGATCGAGGTCAGCGGGGCCGGCCTGGCCGAGGGCATGAAGGTCGGAGCGGCCGAGCAATGA
- a CDS encoding ABC transporter ATP-binding protein yields MAAPSPGTGADRVLRAGLVADALIRTRRVGFKESVRRFWPLTRGDRRWILLVCLSAIVAALSETVAILVFAELTDHALQKGSVSAFWGPAGLWLGVAVAGGVVGYLGSSLAAWTAERFVMRLRARVFAHLQKLPPHFFQRNRRGDLVERLTGDVDAIEALVVSGLVQAATAVFGIIFYTGAAFWLRWDMALVTLALAPLFVIATRRFTGRVKEVSRRERAADGAITSVVEEGLVNVVLTQAYNRQQDEQERLNREARRWFRASVTSARLNEFYEQIVEVLETLCVLAIIGLGAWEISAGRMTLGQLLAFAAFIGYLYPPIRNLGQLGLTVTEATAGSERLLEILDARPAVTEPDDADIVPAPKRAVGTVEACRVHFHYPGNETEVLQDFSFSAVPGELVVVTGPSGAGKSTLAALLLRFYDPDAGSIRLDGIPVNRTPLARLRRNITLLPQETLVLHDTVEQNIACGHEDATHGDVVRAARAADAEVFISALPDGYDTVIAPGTSRLSGGQLQRVAIARAMLRDAPVLILDEPTTGLDTLATQRILEPLRRLAAGRTTIVITHDLDLATDADRILVLDEGRLVESGTHAQLLARGGLYTTLFHSHPPPRNGSPHPLAQPSSSHLR; encoded by the coding sequence ATGGCCGCGCCGTCCCCGGGCACCGGCGCCGACCGGGTCCTGCGGGCCGGCCTGGTGGCCGACGCCCTGATCCGCACCCGCCGGGTCGGATTCAAGGAATCCGTCCGGCGCTTCTGGCCGCTGACCCGGGGCGACCGGCGCTGGATCCTCCTCGTCTGCCTGAGCGCCATCGTGGCCGCCCTCTCGGAGACCGTGGCCATCCTGGTCTTCGCCGAACTCACCGACCACGCTCTGCAGAAGGGCTCGGTCAGCGCCTTCTGGGGACCGGCCGGCCTGTGGCTGGGCGTGGCCGTGGCCGGCGGGGTGGTGGGCTACCTGGGCAGTTCACTCGCCGCCTGGACGGCCGAGCGCTTCGTGATGCGGCTGCGGGCCCGGGTCTTCGCCCATCTCCAGAAGCTGCCGCCGCACTTCTTCCAGCGCAATCGCCGCGGTGACCTGGTCGAGCGGCTGACCGGCGATGTCGACGCCATCGAGGCACTCGTGGTCAGCGGGCTGGTCCAGGCGGCCACCGCCGTCTTCGGCATCATCTTCTACACCGGTGCCGCGTTCTGGCTGCGCTGGGACATGGCCCTGGTCACCCTCGCCCTGGCCCCGCTCTTCGTGATCGCCACCCGCCGTTTCACCGGCCGGGTCAAGGAGGTCTCCCGCCGGGAGCGCGCGGCCGACGGCGCGATCACCTCGGTGGTCGAGGAAGGGCTGGTCAATGTCGTCCTGACCCAGGCATACAACCGGCAGCAGGACGAGCAGGAGCGGCTCAACCGTGAGGCCCGCAGGTGGTTCCGGGCATCGGTGACCAGCGCCCGCCTCAACGAGTTCTACGAGCAGATCGTCGAGGTCCTCGAAACGCTCTGCGTCCTGGCCATCATCGGCCTGGGCGCATGGGAGATCTCCGCGGGGCGGATGACGCTCGGGCAGCTGCTGGCCTTCGCCGCCTTCATCGGTTACCTCTACCCGCCGATCCGCAACCTCGGCCAGCTCGGGCTGACGGTCACCGAAGCGACCGCCGGATCCGAGCGCCTGCTGGAGATCCTCGACGCCCGGCCCGCCGTCACCGAACCGGACGACGCCGACATCGTCCCGGCACCGAAACGCGCGGTCGGCACGGTGGAAGCCTGCCGGGTGCACTTCCACTACCCCGGCAACGAAACGGAGGTCCTCCAGGACTTCTCGTTCAGCGCGGTGCCCGGGGAACTCGTAGTCGTCACCGGGCCCAGCGGGGCGGGCAAGTCGACGCTCGCCGCCCTGCTGCTGAGGTTCTACGACCCGGACGCCGGCAGCATCCGGCTCGACGGCATCCCCGTGAACCGCACGCCGCTCGCCAGGCTCCGCCGCAACATCACCCTGCTCCCCCAGGAGACCCTGGTCCTGCACGACACCGTGGAGCAGAACATCGCCTGCGGGCACGAGGACGCGACCCACGGTGATGTCGTCCGCGCCGCCCGCGCGGCCGACGCCGAGGTCTTCATCAGCGCCCTCCCCGACGGCTACGACACCGTCATCGCCCCCGGCACCTCACGGCTCTCCGGCGGCCAGCTACAGCGCGTCGCGATCGCGCGGGCCATGCTCCGCGACGCCCCCGTACTCATCCTCGACGAGCCCACCACCGGCCTGGACACTCTGGCCACCCAGCGCATCCTCGAACCACTACGGCGCCTCGCCGCGGGCCGCACCACCATCGTGATCACCCACGATCTGGACCTCGCCACGGACGCCGACCGCATCCTGGTCCTGGACGAAGGACGCCTGGTGGAGTCCGGAACCCACGCCCAACTCCTCGCCCGCGGCGGCCTGTACACCACCCTGTTCCACTCCCACCCGCCGCCCCGCAACGGCTCTCCCCACCCCCTCGCCCAGCCCTCCAGCAGTCACTTGCGGTAA
- a CDS encoding ATP-binding protein, with product MRLPRLDGLRGRLIITVVVVALISAVTATALAYRESRDAVLKRAQNAAVEDFRNRVQQQATELDVPTDPRAMARLATDVASGMRASLVVVQYRDFTASSDPAADRTRITPELRVAVRTQSRVSLQRVEQGGKPWLVLGAPVGMDATGGRGGSGQRSGVEIYAVVSLAEEEHDTAELVRSVQRGLLPVVLLAAVLALLAARTVLRPVRKLARATRRLATGELTIRVEEKGRDELAELAHTFNETASALENSVGELREQEALARRFVADVSHELRTPLAAMTIVSSVLEEDADQLTPDTAHAARTVSAETAKLTRLVDDLIEISRFDARAVALTVHSVDMAEAVRGTLAARGWTDRVEADLPPGIRARLDRRRLDVIVANLVGNALRHGAPPVTVTVRAVGDRLSVSVADHGPGLAPEVARHVFDRFYKADSARSRSEGSGLGMAIALENARLHGGTIELAPPAPGVGAVFTLRLPLRTESAS from the coding sequence ATGCGGCTCCCGCGCCTCGACGGGCTCCGTGGCCGGCTGATCATCACCGTCGTCGTGGTCGCCCTGATCAGCGCGGTCACCGCCACCGCGCTGGCGTACCGGGAATCGCGCGACGCCGTCCTCAAGCGGGCCCAGAATGCCGCCGTCGAAGACTTCCGCAACCGCGTCCAGCAACAGGCCACGGAGCTCGACGTCCCCACCGACCCCCGCGCCATGGCCCGGCTCGCCACCGACGTCGCGTCCGGCATGCGTGCCTCACTGGTCGTCGTCCAGTACCGCGACTTCACCGCCTCCTCCGACCCGGCCGCGGACCGGACCCGGATCACTCCCGAGCTGCGGGTGGCCGTGCGGACCCAGAGCCGGGTCTCCCTCCAGCGGGTCGAGCAGGGCGGGAAGCCCTGGCTGGTCCTCGGCGCCCCGGTCGGCATGGACGCCACGGGCGGTCGCGGCGGCTCCGGACAGCGGTCCGGGGTCGAGATATACGCGGTGGTCTCCCTGGCCGAGGAGGAACACGACACCGCTGAACTGGTACGCAGTGTGCAGCGCGGCCTGCTGCCCGTGGTGCTGCTTGCCGCCGTCCTGGCGCTGCTCGCGGCGCGTACGGTGCTGCGGCCGGTCCGCAAGCTGGCGCGGGCCACCCGCAGGCTGGCCACCGGCGAGCTGACCATCCGGGTCGAGGAGAAGGGCCGCGACGAACTGGCGGAACTCGCCCACACCTTCAACGAAACGGCCAGCGCGCTGGAGAACAGCGTCGGCGAGCTGCGCGAACAGGAGGCGCTGGCCCGCCGTTTCGTCGCCGATGTCTCCCATGAGCTGCGTACGCCACTCGCCGCCATGACCATCGTCTCCAGCGTCCTGGAGGAGGACGCCGACCAGCTCACCCCCGACACCGCCCACGCGGCCCGTACGGTCAGCGCGGAAACCGCCAAGCTGACCCGGCTCGTCGACGACCTCATCGAGATATCCCGCTTCGACGCCCGCGCCGTGGCGCTGACGGTGCACTCGGTGGACATGGCCGAGGCGGTGCGCGGCACGCTCGCGGCACGCGGCTGGACCGACCGGGTCGAAGCCGATCTCCCGCCGGGCATACGGGCCCGGCTCGACCGCCGCCGGCTCGATGTGATCGTCGCCAACCTCGTGGGCAACGCCCTGCGGCACGGTGCGCCGCCGGTGACCGTCACCGTACGGGCGGTGGGCGACCGGCTCAGCGTCTCGGTCGCCGATCACGGTCCGGGGCTGGCCCCCGAGGTCGCCCGGCATGTCTTCGACCGCTTCTACAAGGCCGACAGCGCCCGCAGCCGCTCGGAGGGCAGTGGCCTGGGCATGGCCATCGCCCTGGAGAACGCCCGTCTGCACGGCGGCACCATCGAACTCGCGCCCCCGGCGCCGGGCGTCGGCGCCGTCTTCACCCTTCGCCTCCCGCTCCGTACGGAATCCGCCTCATGA
- a CDS encoding response regulator transcription factor translates to MPHVLLIEDDMSVRDGMELVLRRHGHEVDAVATGEAGLELLARPQGGGIEIAVVDLMLPGIDGFEVCRRIRARSQLPIIMLTSRGDDLDVVSGLEAGADDYVVKPVTGRVLEARIRAALRRSGPATRTASDDFAGLVIDRAGLTVTKRGSTVPLPPTELRLLLELSASPGRVFSREQLLESVWDHDFLGDSRLVDAAVGRLRAKLEDLPAKPRYIQTVRGFGYRFGPL, encoded by the coding sequence ATGCCGCATGTGCTGTTGATCGAGGACGACATGTCCGTCCGGGACGGAATGGAGCTGGTGCTGCGTCGGCACGGCCATGAGGTCGACGCCGTCGCCACCGGTGAGGCCGGCCTGGAGCTGCTGGCCCGCCCGCAGGGCGGCGGCATCGAGATCGCGGTGGTCGACCTGATGCTGCCCGGTATCGACGGCTTCGAGGTCTGCCGCCGGATCCGCGCCCGGAGCCAGTTGCCGATCATCATGCTCACCTCGCGCGGTGACGACCTGGACGTGGTCAGCGGGCTGGAGGCGGGCGCCGACGACTATGTGGTCAAGCCGGTCACGGGCCGGGTGCTGGAGGCCCGTATCCGGGCGGCGCTGCGACGGTCCGGCCCGGCCACCCGTACGGCCAGCGACGACTTCGCCGGACTCGTCATCGACCGGGCCGGTCTGACCGTCACCAAGCGCGGCAGCACCGTCCCTCTCCCGCCGACCGAGCTGCGGCTGCTGCTGGAGCTGTCGGCCTCCCCCGGCCGGGTCTTCAGCCGCGAACAGCTCCTCGAAAGCGTCTGGGACCACGACTTCCTGGGCGACTCCCGGCTGGTGGACGCGGCGGTCGGGCGGCTGCGCGCCAAGCTGGAGGACCTCCCCGCCAAGCCGCGCTACATCCAGACGGTGCGCGGCTTCGGCTATCGCTTCGGGCCGCTGTGA
- a CDS encoding ABC transporter ATP-binding protein has translation MTPPVIELRGATKSYPGGVHALRGVDLRVDRGELAAIVGPSGSGKSTLLNLLGTLDRATSGEVRVAGYDVSELSDAQLSALRARHIGFVFQHFHLAPGRSAQDNVADGLLYGGTGLRERRARARTALEEVGLGHRIGHLAHQLSGGEKQRVAIARALVGGPDLLLADEPTGALDSASGEMVMNLIHELHAGGTTVCVITHDNDIADSLPRRIRFRDGEIVDDSGAAPAAAVSPAAPAAPGSPAEPTEEVTR, from the coding sequence ATGACCCCACCCGTGATCGAACTGCGGGGGGCCACCAAGTCGTACCCGGGCGGGGTGCACGCGCTGCGGGGCGTGGACCTCCGGGTGGACCGCGGCGAACTGGCCGCCATCGTCGGCCCGTCCGGCTCCGGCAAGTCCACCCTGCTCAACCTGCTCGGCACCCTCGACCGGGCCACCTCCGGCGAGGTCCGGGTGGCCGGGTACGACGTGAGTGAACTGTCCGACGCCCAGCTCTCCGCGCTCCGCGCCCGGCACATCGGCTTCGTCTTCCAGCACTTCCACCTCGCCCCCGGCCGCAGCGCCCAGGACAATGTCGCCGACGGTCTGCTGTACGGCGGCACGGGGCTGCGGGAGCGCCGCGCGCGGGCCCGTACGGCCCTGGAGGAAGTGGGGCTCGGCCACCGCATCGGCCACCTCGCCCACCAGCTCTCCGGCGGCGAGAAGCAGCGGGTGGCCATCGCCCGCGCGCTGGTCGGCGGCCCCGATCTGCTGCTCGCGGACGAGCCGACCGGTGCGCTGGACTCCGCCTCCGGCGAGATGGTCATGAACCTCATCCATGAGCTGCACGCGGGCGGGACGACCGTCTGCGTCATCACCCACGACAACGACATCGCCGACTCGCTGCCCCGCCGGATCCGCTTCCGCGACGGCGAGATCGTCGACGACTCCGGCGCCGCACCGGCCGCAGCTGTCTCTCCCGCCGCTCCTGCCGCCCCCGGCTCCCCGGCGGAGCCCACCGAGGAGGTGACCCGATGA
- a CDS encoding ABC transporter permease: MSGPALRPARLSPADVLRVGAEGLRSRRTRVVLSALGIAIGIATMVAVIGLSTSSRADLMNRLDRLGTNLLTAEAGQDAMGQDVKLPKSAVAMVQRIGPVQHATSVGTVDARVRRSDAVPEEMAAGVTVQAARTDLLDTLNARMDQGSWLNRASERLPTVVLGSVAADRLGITAPGAKILLNDRWYAVTGILAPIELVPTLDRTALVGSPSAERYLGFDGHPSVIFERSPDASVEAVGEVLARTVNPSDENAVKVSRPSDALAAKAATDEGLTSLMLGLGAVALLVGGVGVANTMVVSVLERRQEIGLRRALGATRGSIRIQFLAESLMLSALGGLAGAALGAAATFAFARAQGWTAVVPPWSLAGGLGATLVIGVIAGLYPAVRASRLHPTVALSAT; the protein is encoded by the coding sequence ATGAGCGGCCCCGCACTCCGCCCGGCCCGGCTCTCCCCGGCCGATGTGCTGCGGGTCGGCGCCGAGGGCCTGCGCAGCCGCCGCACCCGCGTCGTGCTGTCCGCCCTCGGCATCGCGATCGGCATCGCCACGATGGTCGCGGTGATCGGGCTGTCCACCTCCAGCCGCGCCGACCTGATGAACCGGCTGGACCGGCTCGGCACCAATCTGCTCACCGCCGAGGCGGGCCAGGACGCCATGGGCCAGGACGTCAAACTCCCCAAGAGCGCGGTGGCGATGGTCCAGCGGATCGGCCCGGTCCAGCACGCCACCTCCGTCGGCACGGTCGACGCCCGGGTGCGGCGCAGCGATGCCGTACCGGAGGAGATGGCGGCGGGTGTCACCGTGCAGGCCGCCCGCACAGACCTGCTCGACACCCTCAACGCCCGTATGGATCAGGGAAGTTGGCTGAACCGCGCCAGTGAACGACTGCCCACCGTCGTACTGGGCTCGGTGGCCGCCGACCGCCTCGGGATCACCGCGCCCGGTGCCAAGATCCTGCTGAACGACCGCTGGTACGCCGTCACCGGAATCCTGGCACCCATCGAGCTGGTGCCGACCCTGGACCGTACGGCGCTGGTCGGATCCCCGTCCGCCGAGCGCTACTTGGGCTTCGACGGCCACCCGAGCGTCATCTTCGAGCGTTCGCCGGACGCCTCGGTGGAGGCCGTCGGAGAGGTCCTGGCCCGTACGGTCAACCCGAGCGACGAGAACGCGGTAAAGGTCTCCCGCCCCTCCGACGCCCTCGCCGCCAAGGCCGCCACCGACGAGGGGCTGACCTCGCTGATGCTCGGTCTGGGTGCGGTGGCGCTGCTCGTTGGCGGGGTGGGCGTGGCCAACACCATGGTGGTCTCCGTACTGGAGCGCCGCCAGGAGATCGGGCTGCGCCGTGCCCTGGGCGCGACCCGCGGCTCGATCCGGATCCAATTCCTCGCCGAGTCACTGATGTTGTCGGCGCTCGGCGGACTGGCGGGCGCGGCCCTCGGTGCCGCCGCCACCTTCGCCTTCGCCCGCGCCCAGGGATGGACCGCCGTCGTGCCGCCCTGGTCACTGGCCGGCGGCCTGGGCGCCACCCTGGTGATCGGAGTCATCGCCGGCCTCTACCCGGCCGTACGGGCCTCCCGGCTGCACCCTACGGTGGCGCTCAGCGCGACCTGA